One stretch of Frankiaceae bacterium DNA includes these proteins:
- a CDS encoding CAP domain-containing protein, translating to MRRPSRPRRLAAVLAAACAALGVGLVAPAPATAFQSMYGVRLNAVEARLAALINSARTSRGIPALTVTAGTTDLARDWSYNQAVQNRLYHNPNLVAGVESRGSRDWRAVAENVGRGWDATSLFNAYMNSPGHRANILDRSLRYLGIGWVERPDGSGYNTQVFVDQYSTAYGRTRKPAVGGLKDTRTPTANMQVASFEGWDPRAYVVRSGSGIATGGPYFPSPATGDQSVRFAVRETLVSSGGYAEMRVRDALDLRHATGIRVKVSAVTSSGRPVTLQVGTRRELGSHVVLGTVVVPSGGSFVTVTLPLPSGTKNFRNALYVAVTRHALHALSGSLSDRRVSVRVSDITVIV from the coding sequence ATGCGACGCCCGTCCCGTCCCCGCCGTCTCGCCGCCGTGCTCGCCGCGGCCTGCGCCGCGCTGGGCGTCGGACTCGTCGCGCCCGCCCCGGCGACGGCGTTCCAGTCGATGTACGGCGTGCGGCTCAACGCCGTCGAGGCCCGCCTCGCCGCCCTCATCAACTCGGCGCGCACCAGCCGCGGCATCCCCGCGCTGACCGTGACCGCGGGCACCACCGACCTCGCGCGCGACTGGTCGTACAACCAGGCCGTGCAGAACCGGCTGTACCACAACCCGAACCTCGTGGCGGGCGTCGAGAGCCGGGGCAGCCGCGACTGGCGCGCCGTCGCGGAGAACGTCGGCCGCGGCTGGGACGCGACGAGCCTGTTCAACGCGTACATGAACTCCCCCGGCCACCGCGCGAACATCCTCGACCGGAGCCTGCGCTACCTCGGCATCGGCTGGGTCGAGCGCCCCGACGGCTCCGGCTACAACACGCAGGTGTTCGTGGACCAGTACTCCACGGCGTACGGCCGCACCCGCAAGCCCGCCGTCGGCGGCCTCAAGGACACCCGCACGCCGACCGCCAACATGCAGGTCGCGTCGTTCGAGGGCTGGGACCCGCGGGCGTACGTCGTCCGCTCCGGCTCCGGCATCGCCACCGGCGGCCCGTACTTCCCCTCCCCCGCGACCGGCGACCAGAGCGTGCGGTTCGCGGTCAGGGAGACGCTCGTCTCCAGCGGCGGCTACGCCGAGATGCGCGTCCGGGACGCGCTCGACCTGCGGCACGCCACCGGCATCAGGGTGAAGGTGTCGGCCGTGACCTCCTCGGGCAGGCCGGTGACGCTGCAGGTGGGCACGCGGCGCGAGCTCGGGTCGCACGTCGTCCTCGGGACCGTGGTCGTGCCGAGCGGCGGGTCGTTCGTGACCGTGACGCTGCCGCTGCCCTCGGGCACCAAGAACTTCCGCAACGCCCTCTACGTCGCCGTGACCCGCCACGCGCTGCACGCCCTGAGCGGCTCGCTGTCGGACAGGCGAGTGTCGGTGCGGGTCTCCGACATCACGGTGATCGTCTAG